The Candidatus Latescibacterota bacterium genome segment CTTGCCGATTCCGCAGACTATCACCTTGCCCCGACAGCCGAGGATCAACTCGACGGCCTTAACGAAATCATCGCCTACCGCGTCTCTGAGGAGTTCGAGTCCTTCGATCTCGAGAGAGAGGACTTCCCTGCCGGCCTTCAATATATCGGCTCTGTTATTTTTCATGTCTGATCATCCTGAAAATACTGACAGTCTCTTTCAACAGGGCCGGCAATTCCTCGATGGGCAGCATTACTTCGGCATCACAACTGCAGGAGAGAGGGGAGAAATGAGTCTCAATGAAAAGTCCATCGCATCCCGCCGCGACAGCTGCCCTCGCCAGGGCGCGAGCGTACTGAGGCCTCCCGCCCGACCTGTCTCCAAGCCCGCCGGGAAGCTGAAGAGAATGAGTGGCGTCGAATATCATCGGTACTCCGAGTGGTCGCATCCTCTCAAAAGATGTCATATCGACGACCAGATTATTATATCCGAAAAACGTCCCCCGCTCCGTGACCATCACCCCACCATCACCACTTCCCCGGGCCTTCCCGACAGCATTCGACATTTCTTCCGGGGAAAGGAACTGCCCTTTCTTCAGGTTGACTACCTTTCCTGTTGCCGCGGCACTCGCCACGAGTCTCGTCTGTCTGACCAGGAAAGCGGGGATCTGAAGAATATCGCAGACTTCAGATGCAGGCCCTGTCTCCTCCCTGCAATGAACATCGGTGATCAATGGCACACCGAGCCTTTCGCCGATTATCCTGAGCGTCTCCAGCCCCTTTTCGAGTCCCGGGCCGGTGTAAGAATCGAGGGATGACCTGTTATCCTTGAGATAGCTCGCTTTGAAAACGTAGAAGAACCCGGCCTTTTCCGCTGCTTCAAGACATTTTTCTGCCACCCGCATCGCGTCTTCAGGCGATTCAAGTACGCATGGCCCGGCTATAAGTAATGGAGTCTTGTCCGGATCGAATCTCCTGCCGCCTATTTCAAGGGATCGCATGGCCCCCTCCAGATCAGCTTTCAGTGCCGGCCACGGTTTCGCTCCCGCGGACACCGCCTGATTTCATCATATCCCTGGCGGCAGCCACAAGCCCCCTGAACAGGGGATGAACTCTCATGGGTCTCGATTTGAGTTCTGGATGGAATTGAGCGGCGATAAAGAATGGATGTCCGGGAATCTCGACCACCTCGACGAGCTCACCGTCGGGAGAAAGGCCGGATATAGTGAGTCCGTTCGTCTCGAGCTGCTGACGGTATTCGTTGTTCACTTCCCAGCGGTGTCTGTGTCTCTCGCTGATGTCGGTCTCTCCATACAGGCTGTACGCGAGGGTTTTTTCCGTGAGCCGGCAGGGATAGGCGCCGAGTCTCATGGTGCCACCCATCTTAGAGCGACTCCTCTGCTCCAGCATCAGATCTATCACCGGGTTCGAACAATCTGGATCGAACTCGCTGCTACCCGCTTCGATACCACATACGTTTCTCGCGAATTCTATTACCGCACACTGGAGCCCCAGACAAATACCAAGGAAGGGGATCCCCTTCTCCCTTGCATATCTGACAGCCATTATCTTACCCTCTATGCCCCTGTCCCCGAAACCTCCAGGTACAAGGACCCCATGTACTCCGTCCAGAAGAGCTTCAGCTCCCTGTTTTTCGATATCTTCCACGTTCACCCACCGTATGTTGACCTGAACATCATTGGCTACTCCGGCATGCGTGAACGACTCTATAATACTTTTGTAGGCATCGACTATCTGGGTATATTTTCCGCAGACTGCGATATCAACCGTTCCCTCGACATTGAAAATCTTCCCGACCATCTCTTCCCATTCTCTCAGGTCAGGCTCGGGACAATCCAGATCGAGTAGTTCGACAACGATATCATCCAGCCCCTGCTCGTGAAACTTGAGAGGCACTTCGTAGATCGACTTCGCGTCAACGGCCTCTATTACGGCTCTTTCTTCGACGTTGCAGAAGAGGGCGATCTTTTCTTTTATATCCTCTGCCAGGGAAGTCTCGCTCCTGCAGAGGAGGATCTGCGGCTGAATACCAATCTCGCGAAGCCCTTTGACACTGTGCTGTGTGGGCTTGGTCTTGATCTCCTGTGCGGCCTTTATATAGGGGACAAGCGTCAGATGGATATATATGACGTTTTCCCTGCCAAGGTCCCTTTTCAACTGGCGGATCGCCTCCAGGAACGGCAGCCCCTCGATATCACCCGTCGTGCCACCTACTTCCGTGATCACGACATCGACGTCATGACCGTTTTCAGCAGCCATAAGGATACGGCTCTTGATCTCATCGGTCACGTGGGGAACCACCTGTACGGTTCTTCCCAGGTAACCGCCGGCCCTTTCTCTGTTGATGATCGCCTCGTATACCTGCCCTGTCGTCACGTTGGAACGCTGACTCAGGCTACGGTCGATGAAACGCTCATAGTGCCCCAGATCGAGATCCGTCTCTGCCCCGTCGTCGGTGACGAATACCTCTCCATGCTGGAAAGGGCTCATAGTGCCCGGATCGACGTTGAGATATGGATCGAATTTCTGAAGGACCACATTGAGACCGCGCTGCTTGAGAAGAAGGCCCAGCGATGAAGCCGCTATGCCTTTTCCGAGAGAAGAAACCACCCCACCAGTCACGAATATATATTTAGTCTTCTCGCCCAATCGTCTCCCCACCCGGCTCGGTTCAAGGAATGGAACAATTCCAGCCCACCTTACCTTCTTTTAATCACCTTTTCAACTCTTTTTATATCTCCCGGCCTGTCTACACCCAAACTTTTTTTCCGGCAGGTGACAACACGTATCCCGAAACCGTTTTCCAGGGCTCGGAGCTGCTCCAACCCTTCCCTTTTCTCGAGGGGGCCAGCCGGAAGGGAAGAATATCGAAGAAGAAAAGAACGTCTGAAGATATATACACCTGTATGATGAAGGAACTTTCCCTTACCACCCGGGACAGGACTTCTGGAAAAGTACAGGGCCATCCCGTCTCTGGAAGTCACGACCTTTACGACATCACTGCTCATAAAGGCATCTGCGTCGGTCGATGGGGTAGCCAGCGTTCCCATCACGCATCCCCTGTCCTCCTTCATGGCTGCGATCAATCTCTCGACTCCGCTGATCGGAAGAAGAGGTTCGTCACCCTGTATGTTGAGAACAAGACCGTACCGGCGGGCAGCTGCCACTTCGGCGACACGCGAGGTGCCGCTTCTGTGTGATCTCGAGGTGATGAC includes the following:
- a CDS encoding CTP synthase, yielding MGEKTKYIFVTGGVVSSLGKGIAASSLGLLLKQRGLNVVLQKFDPYLNVDPGTMSPFQHGEVFVTDDGAETDLDLGHYERFIDRSLSQRSNVTTGQVYEAIINRERAGGYLGRTVQVVPHVTDEIKSRILMAAENGHDVDVVITEVGGTTGDIEGLPFLEAIRQLKRDLGRENVIYIHLTLVPYIKAAQEIKTKPTQHSVKGLREIGIQPQILLCRSETSLAEDIKEKIALFCNVEERAVIEAVDAKSIYEVPLKFHEQGLDDIVVELLDLDCPEPDLREWEEMVGKIFNVEGTVDIAVCGKYTQIVDAYKSIIESFTHAGVANDVQVNIRWVNVEDIEKQGAEALLDGVHGVLVPGGFGDRGIEGKIMAVRYAREKGIPFLGICLGLQCAVIEFARNVCGIEAGSSEFDPDCSNPVIDLMLEQRSRSKMGGTMRLGAYPCRLTEKTLAYSLYGETDISERHRHRWEVNNEYRQQLETNGLTISGLSPDGELVEVVEIPGHPFFIAAQFHPELKSRPMRVHPLFRGLVAAARDMMKSGGVRGSETVAGTES
- the kdsB gene encoding 3-deoxy-manno-octulosonate cytidylyltransferase, whose protein sequence is MAVIPARYGSTRFPGKPLAEIGGVPMILRVAREASRIRGVDRLVVATDDRRILDCVLSGGYEAVITSRSHRSGTSRVAEVAAARRYGLVLNIQGDEPLLPISGVERLIAAMKEDRGCVMGTLATPSTDADAFMSSDVVKVVTSRDGMALYFSRSPVPGGKGKFLHHTGVYIFRRSFLLRYSSLPAGPLEKREGLEQLRALENGFGIRVVTCRKKSLGVDRPGDIKRVEKVIKRR
- the kdsA gene encoding 3-deoxy-8-phosphooctulonate synthase; this translates as MRSLEIGGRRFDPDKTPLLIAGPCVLESPEDAMRVAEKCLEAAEKAGFFYVFKASYLKDNRSSLDSYTGPGLEKGLETLRIIGERLGVPLITDVHCREETGPASEVCDILQIPAFLVRQTRLVASAAATGKVVNLKKGQFLSPEEMSNAVGKARGSGDGGVMVTERGTFFGYNNLVVDMTSFERMRPLGVPMIFDATHSLQLPGGLGDRSGGRPQYARALARAAVAAGCDGLFIETHFSPLSCSCDAEVMLPIEELPALLKETVSIFRMIRHEK